AGCGTATCCGAATCCAAATCGTGTATCGCCGGCACATAGAGCGCAAAACAGTGATCCGCTTGAGTGACGGCAGGGTGATTGAGTACCAGCCGGATAATTTGATGCATGCGACTGCTGTGGCCATGGGGAAAGCGACACTGGATGTGGGGCAGGTGAGCCGCATTGTAGAGACCTGGTTTGCCGGTCCCCATAAGTTGGGGTCACGACCCTGTCAGGCACCCAACGGCATGTTTCCCATCGTCCCGTTCTATGGGTACCGCAAAGACAAGAGCGGCGAGCCCTACGGTCTCATTGCCCGTGCGATTCCTGCACAAGACGAGGTCAACTTCCGCCGTATCAAACTGACTTGGCTCTTGCAGGCCAAACGGGTGATTGCGGACGAGGATGCCACCAACATGAGCCGCGACCGGTTATTGGAGGAGGTCGAGCGACCCGATGGCTACATCGAACTGAACCCACAGCGCAAGAACAAGAAAAGCCTCGCTGAAGCGCTGCAGGTACAACAGGACTTCAGTGTCGCAGCGCAGCAGTTCGAGGTCATGCAGGACTCGATGAAGCTCATTCAGGACACCATGGGGATTTACTCTGCGTTTCTCGGACAGGAAGGAGCGGCAGATTCAGGCGTCGCCATTGCTAATCTGGTTGAGCAAGGCTCGACGACACTGGCAGAGCTTAACGACAACTACCGCTTATCCAGCCAAATGTTGGGTGAACTCATCCTTGGTTACATCATCGAGGACTTAAGCAGCCAGACGAACAAGCCCGTCGTGATCAATCGCGACAACAAGCTCAAGCGCAAAACTGTCATTCTGAACGAAGACACCGGAGACGGGCTAAACAATGAGGTCTCGAGGCTACGCGCGCATATCTCGCTAGCACCGATTCAGCAAACCACCGCGTATAAGGCCCAGCTTGCCGACCGCATGATGATGCTGACATCCAACTTGCCGCCTGAAGCGCAGATGGCGGTATTTGATCTGGTGTGCGAGCTCTCCGATATCCCCAACAAGCAAGAGTTCATTGAGCGGATACGCGGGGCCTTAAACGTTCAGAAAGATCCCGAAGACATGACTCCACAAGAGCAGGAAGCGTTTGAAGCTGAGCAGCAAAAAGCCGCTGAGCAAGAAGCGCTGGTCATGCGTGAAATGGCCGCGAAAGTGGGTGAGCTGGAAGCCAAGGTCGAGAAACTGAAATCCGAGACCGCTTCTTCCCAATATGACAATGCCAAGAAGCAGGCCGAGACCGGTAAAACACTC
The nucleotide sequence above comes from Grimontia kaedaensis. Encoded proteins:
- a CDS encoding portal protein; this encodes MTAALTDKGMETEQLTAIMSDIDAQPQWRSNANRACAYYDGDQLSPQLIEVLRERGQPETMHNLVAPAIDGVLGMEAKTRTDLMVVADDPDEEMEAIAEAINAEFSDAARLGRLDRARSEAYAGQTKCGIGFVEAYRNPDPFGPKYKIRHVPRDEVFWDWFSIEPDWSDCNWVMRQRWEEIDTLKARMPDKAKIFEYAVKEWEGFADVALIEGIDANLVSAWEEYQGWSRSHSEYLSTNRKRIRIQIVYRRHIERKTVIRLSDGRVIEYQPDNLMHATAVAMGKATLDVGQVSRIVETWFAGPHKLGSRPCQAPNGMFPIVPFYGYRKDKSGEPYGLIARAIPAQDEVNFRRIKLTWLLQAKRVIADEDATNMSRDRLLEEVERPDGYIELNPQRKNKKSLAEALQVQQDFSVAAQQFEVMQDSMKLIQDTMGIYSAFLGQEGAADSGVAIANLVEQGSTTLAELNDNYRLSSQMLGELILGYIIEDLSSQTNKPVVINRDNKLKRKTVILNEDTGDGLNNEVSRLRAHISLAPIQQTTAYKAQLADRMMMLTSNLPPEAQMAVFDLVCELSDIPNKQEFIERIRGALNVQKDPEDMTPQEQEAFEAEQQKAAEQEALVMREMAAKVGELEAKVEKLKSETASSQYDNAKKQAETGKTLAEMQKLTEEMKQLRGQYDAFLSQQIDALQL